The proteins below are encoded in one region of Carassius auratus strain Wakin unplaced genomic scaffold, ASM336829v1 scaf_tig00214183_4049273_7079891, whole genome shotgun sequence:
- the LOC113091429 gene encoding uncharacterized protein CXorf21-like, with the protein MKELSKVNIHLTFLGITLEISVSAAIGLQKESNSRTFGATMLGEAFLHVLNCKEDTTDHNGHARTHSPTPMTRPDPCTTNATSRSPLTPQTVRVGRREGLEKPGHCRVSVPSNAMPILSCSGEDHMGMSLHCSLCCPSFCKDYPDLRLAGDRLGLCSPHNPDMLNPPYDGPLLQSQDLSSLEPGQQAEAATQQDEEYLVIESIQGLGWERRLTNSMLNGYLEVQMLEVFCQHMQNMACYGSSLLGTDVMPALVPTSLTVAKEQTASHVEELDSSSKNVVQYLSTCSAPATSHFSSPVLRISEAE; encoded by the exons atgaaagaATTATCCAAAGTCAATATACATTTGACATTTCTGGGTATCACTCTTGAAATTTCAGTTTCTGCAGCCATAGGCCTACAAAAAGAATCCAATTCTAGAACGTTTG GGGCTACCATGCTTGGAGAAGCTTTCCTTCATGTTCTGAACTGCAAAGAAGACACCACAGATCATAATGGACACGCTCGCACACATTCGCCCACCCCCATGACCCGTCCTGACCCCTGCACTACAAACGCCACTTCCAGATCACCTCTGACACCACAAACTGTGAGAG TTGGTAGGCGTGAAGGCCTGGAAAAGCCAGGGCATTGCCGAGTCTCTGTACCCAGCAATGCTATGCCCATTCTCAGCTGTAGTGGGGAGGATCACATGGGCATGTCTCTGCATTGCTCCTTGTGCTGTCCCAGCTTCTGCAAGGACTATCCGGACCTCCGGCTTGCAGGTGATCGGCTGGGGCTCTGCAGTCCTCATAACCCAGACATGCTTAACCCACCGtatgacgggccactgctgcaatCTCAGGACTTGAGCTCTCTGGAACCAGGTCAACAGGCAGAGGCTGCGACCCAGCAGGATGAGGAGTATCTTGTCATAGAGAGCATTCAGGGGCTTGGCTGGGAGAGAAGGCTCACTAACTCCATGTTGAATGGCTATCTGGAAGTCCAAATGCTGGAGGTGTTTTGTCAGCACATGCAAAACATGGCATGCTACGGATCATCATTGCTGGGCACTGACGTCATGCCGGCACTGGTGCCCACCAGCCTGACTGTAGCCAAAGAACAGACAGCCAGTCATGTAGAAGAGCTGGATTCTTCATCCAAAAATGTTGTGCAATATTTAAGCACTTGTTCAGCTCCAGCAACCTCGCATTTCAGCTCACCTGTGCTGCGTATCTCAGAAGCTGAGTAA
- the LOC113091318 gene encoding non-histone chromosomal protein HMG-14A, with the protein MPKRKGTDGEVKEEPQRRSARLSAKPTPPKPEPKPKKTPKKEKEVNDKKEEKKAKAEESKEENQSENGETKTNEVEKTPDEAAEPEKENPKTE; encoded by the exons ATGCCCAAGAGAAAG GGAACTGATGGGGAAGTCAAGGAGGAG CCTCAGAGAAGGTCTGCTAGATTATCGGCG AAACCAACACCTCCAAAACCTGAACCCAAACCGAAAAAAACTCCCAAG AAAGAGAAGGAAGTGAAtgataaaaaggaagaaaagaaagcaAAGGCTGAGGAATCCAAGGAGGAAAACCAATCAGAAAATGGGGAGACTAAGACTAATGag gttGAAAAAACTCCCGACGAGGCAGCGGAGCCAGAGAAGGAGAACCCGAAGACAGAGTAG